From Pelotomaculum schinkii, the proteins below share one genomic window:
- a CDS encoding response regulator transcription factor, whose translation MPLILVVDDETNILELLKFNLVKNGYQVVGLTNGLDAIKFMEKDKPDLIILDIMLPYMDGYEVLRILRADPETTGIPIIMLSAKDEEIDKVLGLELGADDYVTKPFSPREMVARVKSHLRRKATASQKIEQNNEIQVKRLIIKPEKYEASMDGKKLDLTPKEFELLHLLALNPGRVFTRDILLERIWGYDHSRETRTVDVHIRYLRQKLERDPANPEYIETVRGVGYRFHETS comes from the coding sequence CTGCCGCTAATCCTGGTTGTAGACGACGAAACCAACATTCTTGAACTTTTAAAGTTCAACCTGGTTAAAAACGGCTACCAGGTGGTCGGCCTGACCAATGGCCTAGATGCCATTAAGTTCATGGAAAAAGACAAGCCGGACCTCATCATTCTTGATATCATGCTGCCTTACATGGACGGTTACGAGGTCCTGCGCATCCTCAGGGCCGACCCTGAAACCACCGGTATACCCATAATAATGCTGAGCGCCAAAGACGAAGAAATCGACAAGGTCCTGGGGTTGGAGCTCGGTGCGGATGATTACGTCACCAAGCCGTTTTCACCCCGTGAGATGGTGGCCAGGGTAAAGTCGCACCTCCGCCGGAAGGCCACAGCGTCCCAGAAAATTGAGCAAAACAATGAGATTCAGGTAAAACGGCTGATAATCAAACCGGAAAAGTATGAAGCAAGTATGGATGGAAAAAAACTTGACCTGACCCCCAAAGAATTCGAGCTTTTGCACCTGCTGGCGTTAAACCCCGGCCGCGTTTTTACCAGGGATATCCTGCTCGAGAGAATCTGGGGCTACGATCACTCCAGAGAAACACGCACAGTTGACGTTCACATCCGGTACCTGCGCCAAAAGCTCGAACGGGACCCGGCAAACCCTGAGTATATTGAAACGGTACGGGGAGTTGGTTACCGTTTTCATGAAACAAGCTAA
- a CDS encoding cation diffusion facilitator family transporter, whose product MGESVKAIWAALVVNIVICLVKLAAALITGSSAMLAESFHSLADSGNQLLLLIGQRLSMRPPDVQHPFGYGKERFFWAFVVAISMFAVGATFSVYEGAKGFLQPHRITNPTINYIILGLGIFLESIALRIAYKQFSATRKFGIWRSLREAKDPALLTVIFEDSAAMVGIVLALLGFF is encoded by the coding sequence TTGGGAGAATCGGTTAAAGCAATCTGGGCGGCCTTGGTCGTTAATATTGTTATTTGCTTGGTGAAATTAGCTGCGGCGCTGATTACCGGGAGTTCGGCCATGCTGGCAGAGTCTTTTCACTCTCTGGCCGACAGCGGCAATCAGCTGCTTCTTTTAATAGGCCAGCGCCTGAGCATGCGCCCCCCGGACGTCCAGCATCCTTTTGGTTATGGCAAGGAGCGTTTTTTTTGGGCCTTTGTGGTGGCAATCTCCATGTTTGCAGTGGGAGCTACCTTTTCTGTTTATGAGGGTGCGAAGGGGTTTCTTCAGCCGCACCGGATTACAAACCCAACCATAAATTACATTATACTCGGGCTGGGCATATTCCTGGAAAGTATAGCTCTGCGTATTGCCTACAAGCAGTTTTCTGCTACGCGTAAGTTTGGTATCTGGCGTTCGCTGCGTGAGGCCAAGGACCCGGCCTTGCTTACAGTCATTTTTGAGGATTCCGCCGCCATGGTGGGAATTGTACTTGCTTTACTGGGATTTTTTTAA
- a CDS encoding ribose-phosphate pyrophosphokinase — translation MIKLNDVELEFETYPNGETRVNGKQIYNNIKQGINKIAFKYENDDDLIKLLFVKSYLDEYKQLTSLLIYYMPYSRMDRTENRSVFTLKYVCNLINSLEFSGVDVVEPHSDVTPALLDRCTSFYPTINLLGQVMVEIDFDANKDFIFFPDAGASKRYSKELDLHQLVGYKKRDFDTGEITQLEVMGDIREKGFKAIIIDDLCSYGGTFIRSAKKLKGLGASEIYLLVAHCEESIFKGDLFNSGLIAKVFTTNSIIRNSSVSEYYREKIKIYDIEESIYNK, via the coding sequence ATGATTAAACTAAACGATGTGGAGCTTGAATTTGAAACATATCCTAATGGGGAAACTAGAGTTAATGGTAAACAAATATACAACAATATAAAACAAGGCATTAATAAAATTGCTTTCAAATATGAGAATGACGATGATCTAATTAAATTGTTATTTGTCAAAAGTTACTTGGATGAATACAAGCAATTAACTTCTCTTCTGATTTATTACATGCCTTATAGCAGGATGGATAGGACTGAGAATAGGTCAGTATTTACTTTGAAATATGTTTGTAATTTGATTAATTCTTTGGAGTTTTCTGGTGTTGATGTGGTTGAACCACACTCAGATGTTACCCCAGCATTGCTGGATAGGTGCACATCGTTTTATCCTACTATTAATTTGCTTGGACAAGTAATGGTTGAAATAGACTTTGATGCAAATAAAGATTTTATATTCTTTCCTGATGCAGGAGCTTCAAAACGCTATAGTAAGGAGTTAGATTTGCATCAGTTAGTAGGCTACAAAAAACGGGATTTTGATACGGGTGAAATAACACAGCTTGAAGTGATGGGTGATATTCGAGAAAAAGGATTTAAAGCTATTATCATTGATGATCTCTGTAGCTATGGTGGAACATTTATACGGAGCGCCAAGAAATTAAAGGGGCTTGGTGCGTCAGAGATTTATTTGCTTGTAGCTCATTGTGAAGAATCAATATTTAAGGGAGATCTATTTAATAGTGGATTAATAGCAAAAGTATTTACTACAAATTCGATAATCCGAAATTCTTCGGTGAGTGAGTATTATAGAGAAAAGATAAAGATATATGACATAGAAGAGAGTATTTATAACAAATAA
- a CDS encoding phosphate ABC transporter substrate-binding protein, with protein MHNKLKGLVVVILCLGVVLALAGCGGGGDSSAKPAAESKLSGNITAVGSTAMQPLAEQAATQFMAKNPDVKIVVQGGGSGTGLTQAAQGAAQIGNSDIFAEEKSGIDASQLVDHQICVVGMAAVVNPSLNIDNLTRQQLVDIFTGKTTNWKDVGGSDQKIVLVNRPKASGTRATFKKYALGGAEEAAGIEEDASGTVRKIVKDTPGAIGYLALSYLDGSVKAVSIDGVAPSKENITTGKYPVWAYMHSYTKGQPDTAVEAFLSYLMTDDVQKTIVPQLGYIPETDMKITRDSAGNIKNK; from the coding sequence ATGCACAACAAGTTAAAGGGACTGGTAGTTGTAATTCTGTGTCTGGGAGTAGTTCTGGCCCTGGCCGGTTGCGGCGGCGGAGGCGACAGCAGCGCCAAACCGGCTGCCGAGAGTAAATTGTCCGGCAATATCACGGCAGTTGGCTCAACTGCTATGCAACCACTGGCGGAACAAGCTGCCACGCAATTTATGGCTAAAAACCCGGACGTGAAAATCGTGGTCCAGGGCGGCGGCAGCGGCACCGGCCTGACTCAAGCCGCACAAGGCGCGGCTCAAATCGGCAACTCCGACATCTTTGCGGAAGAAAAGAGCGGGATCGACGCGTCACAGCTGGTTGACCACCAAATCTGTGTTGTGGGCATGGCGGCGGTCGTAAACCCGTCCTTAAATATCGATAACCTTACCAGACAACAACTTGTGGACATCTTTACAGGCAAAACCACCAACTGGAAAGACGTGGGAGGATCCGACCAAAAAATAGTACTGGTGAACCGCCCGAAGGCCTCCGGAACAAGGGCTACTTTCAAAAAATACGCGCTGGGCGGGGCCGAAGAAGCTGCCGGCATTGAAGAAGACGCTTCCGGCACAGTCCGTAAAATTGTTAAAGATACCCCCGGGGCCATCGGCTACCTGGCGCTGTCCTACCTTGACGGCAGCGTTAAAGCCGTGAGCATTGACGGCGTCGCGCCAAGCAAGGAAAACATCACCACGGGAAAATATCCGGTGTGGGCTTATATGCACAGTTATACCAAGGGCCAGCCGGACACGGCAGTGGAAGCCTTCTTAAGTTACCTGATGACCGACGACGTCCAAAAGACCATCGTCCCCCAGCTCGGCTATATACCGGAAACAGATATGAAAATAACCAGGGACAGCGCCGGCAACATCAAGAACAAATAA
- a CDS encoding diguanylate cyclase domain-containing protein: MSQDIKILIVEDSPTQAEQLKATLEKHDYKVEIAHNGKEALAKVKLQMPLVIISDIIMPEMDGYQFCEKVKEDERLKNIPVILLTSLSEPTDVIKGLKCKADNFIIKPYNEEFLLSRIRHVLINFELRKNHAAEMVTEFYFADQKYLLTSERLQIIDLLLCTYENAVQQKSELEQSYLQLQKAHETIKILEKNYRTILESNADAMVVVNKDGIIRYVNPAAAALFSRNAETFPGEKFDYPIVAGEIKEINLTDSNGAVLTAEVRVVETNWEGENAYLATLRDVTDNVKLREKLRMLSLTDELTGLYNRRGFFTHVQQYQDTVNARDGGLLYIDMDDFKQINDTLGHDVGDKAIIEAANIIKKSFRESDIIGRIGGDEFAVFVTGAGNIDYDVFLDRLHENLQAFNSEKDHQYKLSLSVGKEYNSPENPRSLNELLIRADQSMYEQKRRR; the protein is encoded by the coding sequence ATGAGTCAAGATATAAAAATATTGATTGTCGAGGACAGCCCCACCCAGGCTGAACAACTTAAGGCCACTCTTGAAAAGCATGATTACAAAGTCGAAATTGCCCACAACGGCAAAGAGGCGCTTGCGAAGGTTAAACTGCAAATGCCCCTCGTTATTATCAGCGATATTATTATGCCTGAGATGGACGGCTACCAGTTCTGCGAGAAAGTCAAGGAAGACGAACGGCTAAAAAACATACCGGTTATACTTTTAACGTCCCTTTCCGAGCCCACAGATGTTATAAAGGGCTTAAAGTGCAAGGCTGACAACTTTATTATCAAGCCATATAATGAAGAGTTCTTACTCTCCCGCATCCGCCATGTTCTGATCAACTTTGAGCTGCGAAAAAACCATGCGGCGGAAATGGTTACAGAGTTTTATTTTGCCGATCAGAAGTATTTGCTTACTTCAGAACGCTTGCAGATTATTGACCTTCTCCTCTGTACATATGAAAATGCCGTGCAACAGAAATCCGAACTTGAGCAATCATACCTGCAACTTCAGAAAGCTCACGAAACCATTAAAATTTTAGAAAAAAACTATCGCACCATTCTCGAAAGCAACGCTGACGCCATGGTGGTAGTAAACAAGGACGGTATAATCCGTTATGTTAATCCTGCGGCGGCAGCTTTATTCAGTCGCAACGCAGAGACATTCCCCGGCGAAAAGTTCGATTATCCCATAGTTGCTGGTGAAATCAAGGAAATTAACTTAACCGACAGCAATGGAGCTGTCCTTACTGCTGAAGTACGCGTGGTGGAAACCAACTGGGAGGGTGAAAACGCCTACCTTGCTACACTCCGGGATGTTACCGATAACGTTAAGTTAAGAGAAAAGCTGAGAATGCTGTCGTTAACCGATGAACTCACCGGCCTGTACAACCGGAGAGGCTTTTTTACCCATGTCCAGCAATACCAGGATACGGTTAACGCCAGGGACGGCGGACTACTGTATATTGATATGGATGACTTCAAACAGATTAACGACACCCTCGGTCACGATGTTGGAGACAAGGCCATTATTGAAGCTGCAAATATTATCAAAAAGAGTTTTCGTGAGTCTGATATTATAGGGCGTATTGGTGGAGACGAGTTCGCTGTTTTTGTTACCGGCGCCGGTAATATAGACTACGACGTTTTTTTGGACCGGCTTCATGAAAACCTTCAGGCCTTTAACTCTGAGAAAGATCACCAGTATAAACTTTCACTTAGTGTCGGCAAAGAATATAACAGTCCGGAAAATCCCCGCTCCCTTAACGAGTTGCTAATCCGGGCCGACCAGTCGATGTATGAACAAAAGAGGCGCAGGTAA
- the pepF gene encoding oligoendopeptidase F — MDGKYYIALKDSNKTGGLPVVIQEKIPTRAEVPEQYKWRLEDIYASDAEWERDFQKLRIMVKEIQAFKGRLGESPGVLLETLRAEERLQQLNEKIYAYARMRRDEDNTNSIYQAMTDRADSLSTEAQTAVSFILPEILALPEETLAGFRRAERGLDLYEFAFEEIMRQKDHTLSPAEERIIAQAGEVTEAPSNIFKMVNNADITFEPIEDEKGARVEVTHGRYTRLMESRDRRVRRDAFTSMYSSYHKLRNTLAATLSSSVRRDIFYARVRRHPSALQASLFEDNIQPQVYDNLIETVRRNNGAMQRYVDLRRRRLGLDQLHMYDLYVSLAGEVDWDISYAESVEIIKQALAPLGSFYGEIMARGLAAGWVDIYENKGKSSGAYSWGPYGTHPYILMNYQNNLSNLFTLAHELGHAMHSYFAFNAQPYIYAHYKIFTAEVASTVNECLLMDYLLKTVTDRDKKLYLLNHYLEQFRGTVFRQTMFAEFEKIIHARVEAGEALTPDLLGEIYHQLNLDYYGPGIVVDRDIDMEWARIPHFYEAFYVYKYATGFSAAVALSRQILTEGEPAVARYLDFLRSGGSGYPLDLLKAAGVDLSAPLPVQEGLDLFTILLDQVEAFM, encoded by the coding sequence ATGGATGGAAAGTACTATATTGCACTAAAAGATTCAAATAAAACAGGAGGGCTACCAGTGGTTATACAAGAAAAAATCCCCACCCGGGCGGAAGTACCGGAGCAGTATAAATGGCGTTTGGAAGATATTTATGCTTCAGACGCGGAATGGGAGCGGGATTTCCAAAAGCTGCGGATAATGGTCAAGGAAATCCAGGCTTTTAAAGGCCGTCTGGGTGAGTCGCCCGGAGTCTTACTGGAAACCTTGCGGGCTGAGGAACGCCTCCAGCAGCTCAATGAAAAGATCTATGCTTATGCTCGTATGCGGCGGGATGAGGACAATACCAACTCTATTTACCAGGCGATGACCGACCGGGCCGACAGCCTCAGCACCGAGGCGCAGACGGCAGTGTCATTTATTCTGCCTGAAATACTGGCCCTGCCGGAAGAGACTCTGGCCGGTTTTCGGCGGGCGGAACGCGGCCTGGACCTGTACGAATTTGCTTTTGAAGAAATTATGCGGCAAAAGGACCACACTCTTTCTCCGGCCGAGGAGAGAATCATAGCACAGGCGGGAGAGGTGACGGAGGCTCCGTCCAACATATTTAAAATGGTCAATAACGCGGACATCACCTTTGAGCCCATTGAAGACGAAAAGGGCGCGCGGGTGGAGGTCACGCACGGCCGCTATACCCGTCTCATGGAAAGCAGGGACAGGAGGGTGCGCCGCGATGCCTTTACTTCCATGTATAGTTCTTATCATAAGCTTCGCAATACCCTTGCCGCCACGCTTAGCTCCAGTGTGAGGCGTGATATTTTTTACGCCCGTGTGCGCCGGCACCCGTCAGCTTTGCAGGCGTCCCTGTTTGAAGATAACATCCAGCCGCAGGTTTACGATAACCTCATCGAAACGGTGCGCCGCAATAACGGGGCCATGCAACGTTACGTTGACCTGCGCCGGAGGAGGTTGGGCCTGGATCAACTGCACATGTATGATCTGTATGTATCCCTGGCCGGGGAGGTAGACTGGGATATATCCTATGCGGAGTCTGTGGAAATTATCAAACAAGCGCTGGCGCCCCTGGGAAGCTTTTACGGGGAAATCATGGCCAGGGGACTTGCAGCCGGCTGGGTGGATATTTACGAAAACAAGGGCAAGTCAAGCGGCGCTTATTCCTGGGGGCCCTACGGGACCCACCCGTACATCCTGATGAACTACCAGAATAACCTGAGCAACCTTTTTACCCTGGCTCATGAGTTGGGGCACGCCATGCATTCGTATTTCGCCTTTAATGCACAGCCTTATATCTACGCCCATTATAAAATATTCACAGCAGAGGTAGCTTCTACCGTCAACGAGTGCCTGCTCATGGATTACCTGCTCAAGACCGTGACCGACAGGGACAAAAAACTCTACCTGCTCAACCACTACCTGGAGCAGTTTCGTGGGACGGTCTTCCGGCAGACCATGTTTGCCGAGTTTGAGAAAATCATTCACGCCAGGGTGGAAGCAGGAGAAGCCCTTACGCCTGACCTGCTGGGTGAGATCTATCACCAGCTTAACCTTGATTATTACGGACCCGGCATAGTTGTCGACCGGGACATAGATATGGAATGGGCGCGCATTCCGCACTTTTATGAAGCCTTTTACGTTTACAAGTACGCTACCGGGTTTTCTGCGGCGGTTGCCTTAAGCAGGCAAATCCTGACAGAGGGTGAACCGGCGGTGGCTCGCTACCTTGACTTTTTAAGAAGCGGTGGCTCCGGCTACCCGCTAGACCTGCTTAAAGCGGCCGGGGTGGACCTTTCAGCGCCTCTTCCGGTACAGGAGGGACTGGATTTGTTTACCATCCTTCTGGACCAGGTGGAAGCCTTTATGTAA
- a CDS encoding transglycosylase domain-containing protein gives MAREWSKALIRAAIISSLVFIFLALNISIWGYFYANNVFSTLSGISPVAALFDQTSFIYGNNGTLLKVIHGEINRIPVPVEKIPKHVQQAFVAIEDERFYKHHGVDPKAIIRALYNYSKEGRITEGASTITQQTMKLYFLTPEQSLWRKIKEAVLAVEFERRYSKDTVLELYLNRAYFGEGAYGIQAAAKVYFNKDSAQLTVAEGTLLAALIQAPSSYDPYLNPAFATQRRNIVIEKMIAQGFITTEQGDEALKAPISLNDGREIESNDSYFTDYIIDEAISAVGEEKVLKGGLKIYSTMDPEIQHKAEKVFEQSDLFPSAKVEAAVALLENGTGEIKALVGGRKYVARHGFNRATQLARQPGSAFKPVAVYVPAFEAGYGPDSIVSDTPFKVGNYEPKNSDGGFYGQISIRTAVQWSRNVAAVRLLNQIGVDKGYEMAGKLGFNLTDDDRCLPLALGGLTRGVSPLQMAGAYAAFANQGVYIKPHAIKYIQDPEGKIIYSHPEGTAVMKASTANAIRDVLRTAVESGTGCRAGIRGAEVAGKTGTTELPDTPVFKGLSGNKDAWFVGFTPRYTAAVWMGYDEKDMDRYHYLTSYGGNQPADIFRTIMAGAMGLSAEPAVRLQDVQAQEDEQKQEALNKQVDTQGKEKQEPKKDDQQEQIKEQEEKTPENTETPKGDEKKQETPKGEVQEQDKPEEVPAKPPIRENNEEHKN, from the coding sequence ATGGCCCGAGAATGGAGCAAGGCACTTATTAGAGCCGCCATAATAAGTAGCCTGGTTTTTATTTTTTTAGCATTGAACATCTCGATCTGGGGTTATTTTTATGCTAACAATGTTTTTTCCACTTTGTCCGGTATAAGTCCTGTTGCAGCTCTATTCGACCAGACCTCCTTTATATACGGCAACAATGGGACTTTGTTGAAAGTAATTCACGGTGAAATAAACCGGATCCCTGTTCCGGTCGAGAAAATTCCCAAACACGTTCAACAGGCCTTTGTGGCAATTGAAGATGAAAGGTTCTACAAGCATCATGGGGTAGATCCAAAAGCAATCATACGCGCGCTTTATAACTACTCCAAGGAAGGCCGGATCACGGAGGGCGCCAGCACTATCACCCAGCAAACCATGAAGCTGTACTTCTTAACCCCGGAGCAAAGCCTGTGGCGAAAAATTAAAGAGGCCGTCCTGGCTGTAGAGTTTGAACGTCGTTACTCAAAAGATACAGTATTGGAATTATATTTAAACCGCGCATATTTCGGGGAAGGCGCTTACGGAATACAAGCTGCGGCAAAGGTATATTTTAATAAGGATTCTGCACAACTCACTGTCGCCGAGGGGACGCTGCTCGCTGCCCTGATCCAGGCGCCCAGCAGTTATGACCCATATTTAAACCCGGCTTTTGCCACCCAGCGGCGCAATATTGTTATCGAAAAAATGATTGCGCAGGGTTTTATTACTACAGAACAAGGTGATGAAGCTCTTAAAGCGCCTATTAGTTTAAATGACGGCCGGGAAATTGAAAGCAACGACTCATATTTTACTGATTATATAATTGACGAAGCTATCAGCGCTGTTGGCGAGGAAAAAGTGCTGAAAGGCGGCCTAAAAATCTACTCAACAATGGATCCCGAAATACAACATAAGGCTGAGAAAGTATTCGAACAGTCTGATTTATTTCCTTCTGCAAAAGTGGAGGCTGCGGTGGCCCTGCTGGAAAACGGCACGGGAGAAATAAAGGCTTTGGTTGGGGGAAGAAAGTATGTGGCAAGGCACGGTTTCAACCGGGCGACTCAACTTGCCAGGCAGCCCGGCTCGGCCTTTAAGCCGGTTGCAGTCTATGTCCCGGCATTTGAAGCGGGTTACGGCCCTGATTCAATAGTTTCCGATACCCCATTTAAAGTTGGTAACTACGAACCGAAAAACTCAGATGGGGGTTTTTACGGGCAGATAAGTATACGGACAGCCGTGCAATGGTCGCGCAATGTCGCCGCGGTACGGCTCTTGAACCAGATTGGGGTCGATAAAGGTTATGAGATGGCCGGTAAACTGGGTTTTAATTTAACAGATGATGACCGTTGCCTGCCGCTGGCCCTGGGAGGCTTAACCAGAGGGGTTTCCCCGCTGCAAATGGCCGGGGCTTATGCAGCGTTTGCAAATCAGGGCGTATATATAAAACCGCATGCCATCAAATATATACAAGATCCGGAGGGTAAAATTATTTACAGCCACCCGGAGGGAACTGCCGTTATGAAAGCTTCCACGGCCAACGCTATCAGAGATGTTTTGCGCACGGCCGTGGAGTCGGGTACCGGCTGCAGGGCAGGGATTCGCGGCGCTGAGGTTGCCGGCAAGACGGGTACCACCGAATTGCCTGACACGCCAGTATTTAAAGGGCTTAGCGGCAATAAAGACGCCTGGTTTGTAGGTTTTACCCCCCGTTACACCGCCGCGGTATGGATGGGCTACGATGAGAAAGACATGGACAGGTATCACTATCTGACCTCCTACGGCGGCAATCAGCCGGCGGATATATTCAGAACGATAATGGCCGGCGCCATGGGGCTCAGTGCGGAACCGGCCGTAAGGCTTCAAGATGTCCAGGCGCAGGAAGACGAACAGAAACAGGAGGCTTTAAACAAGCAGGTCGACACGCAGGGAAAAGAAAAACAAGAGCCGAAAAAAGATGACCAACAGGAGCAGATTAAGGAGCAGGAAGAGAAAACGCCAGAAAATACTGAAACACCAAAAGGTGACGAAAAAAAGCAGGAGACACCAAAAGGTGAAGTACAAGAGCAGGATAAACCAGAAGAAGTTCCGGCAAAACCGCCGATACGGGAAAACAATGAAGAGCATAAAAACTGA
- the cheB gene encoding chemotaxis-specific protein-glutamate methyltransferase CheB, producing MIKVLVVDDSPVVQALLIHILSSDPEINIAGAANNGEEALYYVKTYKPDVVTMDMHMPKMNGFEATRKIMETHPVPIIILSASWDHVDVEQTFQALGAGAVAVLEKPAGTTHPDFDHMARVLIQTVKSMSEVKVVRRWARFRPASLAATHPPVVFEKNPAEINCVAVGASTGGPMALQTLLAGITSDFPAPLLVVQHITKGFLQGMVEWLANSTGLSVSIATQGTYPLPGHVYFAPDSSHLGVDNTGRIFLSKKEPEHGLRPAVSYLFRSVAEVFGPNAAGVLLSGMGKDGAVELRLMKENGAATIVQDKESSVVHGMPGEAVKIGAASYILPPDEIASTLLRLAGKK from the coding sequence ATGATTAAAGTCCTGGTAGTTGATGACTCTCCCGTAGTACAGGCCTTGCTGATACATATTCTCAGCTCGGATCCGGAAATAAACATAGCCGGCGCCGCAAACAACGGTGAAGAGGCGCTTTATTACGTAAAAACTTATAAGCCGGATGTCGTTACCATGGATATGCACATGCCAAAAATGAATGGTTTTGAAGCCACAAGGAAGATCATGGAGACTCATCCTGTCCCTATTATTATTTTAAGCGCCAGTTGGGATCACGTGGATGTTGAACAGACATTCCAGGCTCTCGGAGCCGGAGCGGTCGCTGTTTTGGAAAAGCCTGCAGGGACTACACACCCTGATTTTGATCATATGGCCAGGGTACTGATCCAGACAGTAAAGTCGATGTCCGAAGTGAAGGTTGTTAGAAGATGGGCCAGGTTCCGGCCGGCAAGCTTAGCCGCAACACATCCTCCTGTTGTTTTTGAAAAAAATCCAGCGGAAATCAATTGCGTTGCTGTTGGCGCTTCTACCGGCGGACCAATGGCGCTTCAAACACTACTAGCCGGGATTACCAGCGATTTTCCAGCTCCATTATTAGTTGTCCAACATATCACAAAGGGCTTTCTTCAGGGCATGGTAGAATGGTTGGCTAATTCCACAGGACTTTCTGTCAGTATTGCAACACAGGGTACCTACCCGCTTCCGGGGCATGTGTATTTTGCCCCTGACAGTTCTCATCTGGGAGTCGATAACACCGGGCGTATTTTTTTGAGCAAGAAAGAACCGGAACATGGCCTGCGACCGGCCGTGTCCTATCTTTTCCGCTCGGTTGCAGAGGTTTTCGGACCAAACGCTGCCGGTGTGCTGCTTTCCGGGATGGGTAAAGACGGCGCGGTTGAACTGAGGTTAATGAAAGAAAACGGAGCTGCAACCATCGTCCAGGACAAGGAAAGCTCCGTTGTACACGGCATGCCGGGTGAAGCTGTCAAAATAGGCGCCGCTTCATATATTCTCCCGCCAGACGAGATCGCCTCAACCCTGTTGAGGCTGGCAGGTAAAAAGTAA